GCCGCCGCCCCGTTCAGCAGCGCGAAGCTGCCGACCACGGCGGCCCCGGCCACGGCGAACAGCCAGAACGGGAGACGGGGGCGCTCGCCGCCGCGAAGAATCGCGCCGCCGGCCGTGGCGATCGGCAGCAGGCCGGTGAACAGAATGGCACGCGCCGAAGGCATGTGAGTCAGCGCGAGCGCCGAGAACAAGGGGAAGGCGAGCACCACGCACGTCGCGACCAGGCACAGACTGCGGACCTTGGGCCAGGTCAGCCGCTGCCGCTCACCCGCGAGCAGCAGCACGATCGCGGCGAGCGTTGCCAGCAGCGCGCGCGCCGCCGTCAGGAAGATCGGCTCGAAACCCGCCACCGCCGCGCGCGTCGCGGGAAGGGATCCGCTGAAGATCAGGATGCCGATGAGGCCGAGCGCCATGCCGTGTTGTTGCCGTGTCATGAAGGGCGGTGTCTGGGAAGGACCGCCCGCTGGCCAGACACGATCCAGTACGATAGAGCTGAACTGTCATGGTCAGAACTCCGGTACGCACGACGAGCAAGGTCGCGCAGGTGATGGACGTCATCCGCCACCGGGTGGAGCGCCGCCAGCTCACGCCCGGCGCCCGCATCCCCTCCGTGCGCGCGATGGCCGAGACTCTGACCGTTTCCAAATCGACCGTGGTGGAAGCCTATGATCGGCTCGCGGCCGAAGGGCTGGTCGAGGGGCGGCCGGGATCGGGCTTCTACGTCGCCGCGCCGCTCGCACCGTTGAGGCTGTTGCCGGCCGATTCGCAGACCGACCCGACGGTCGATCCCTTGTGGACGATGCGGCAGTCCTTGCGGCCGTCCGGAACCGGGCTGCGTCCGGGCTGCGGCTGGCTTCCCGAAAGCTGGATGCCGGAAGAT
The nucleotide sequence above comes from Sphingosinicella sp. BN140058. Encoded proteins:
- a CDS encoding DMT family transporter — its product is MTRQQHGMALGLIGILIFSGSLPATRAAVAGFEPIFLTAARALLATLAAIVLLLAGERQRLTWPKVRSLCLVATCVVLAFPLFSALALTHMPSARAILFTGLLPIATAGGAILRGGERPRLPFWLFAVAGAAVVGSFALLNGAAAGGDHSGDWLMLAAILLCGLGYAEGAALARDLGGVQVICWALVLSSPAMLLVALWLWPATLSGIAPSAWIGLGYVSLFSMLIGFVFWYRGLALGGTTKVGQLQLLQPLAGFTLSALLLREAIGWPTLLAALAILPCVAGARRFA